A single region of the Anaerostipes rhamnosivorans genome encodes:
- a CDS encoding BglG family transcription antiterminator, whose translation MRKRSVEIIQKFILNTDKVWTVKELALEYKITKKTLRNDIGEINQFLHSIPVSDITVSEGGALIKQEDFDEALVEEHLYNMDIYLYKLSNQERQIYIMMILAVSQHHITMQNFAEELYVSRITIVKDIEQIKEKFMELETNLVIDPGKGMCLKCDDQKRIEILISLFREIAIDIKHNGYFQRMVMKRMEIRYSLSAIFSYMQEYMQVCSLVFMEDVFYDIVLYLFVIFNFGRKEGTVISKKAVLSGIDHLILYVGAMLHIQVTLEMLENFRSYIKRHHLYSFVKTVDEIELYKIIMHFVEIIDQRLQLGLGDDTKLLDSLLMHIKNRKDWGSYEVELPKEYDSFINYELLQQAVNQNAWILERYLTYKLSENMKKSIVIHICVSIIRNRRYMPRLSVVIVCPGSMATGKYLEAQIKNYFDFKVIGVLAAEEVPEELEAKDKKVDFIISTVSIKSKKYPVIKVHAFLKMSDMNLIQQMALQKQKVQQDVMNPKSELLKSMIQDIIDDKKLADLLCRKVSEVIKDYRNTVLLVQENALGDLLEEAYIQICNREMTWKQAIYKAAEPLERAGFIESEYIRKSVEHVEEYGDYIVVSKGVALAHANKNYGANKDCLSLLVSEKGITFTETEDKIHLLFCFASKGENEYLELLKSIVLIGKTDGKVDEICSKKTVGEIYREVVYCT comes from the coding sequence ATGAGAAAGCGCAGTGTGGAAATCATTCAAAAATTTATTCTTAATACAGATAAAGTCTGGACAGTAAAAGAACTTGCCCTGGAATACAAAATTACAAAAAAGACGCTGCGCAATGATATTGGAGAGATTAACCAATTCCTACATTCGATTCCTGTATCGGATATCACAGTATCAGAAGGCGGGGCACTGATAAAACAAGAGGATTTTGATGAAGCTCTTGTAGAAGAACATCTGTATAATATGGATATTTATTTGTATAAATTATCTAATCAGGAACGGCAAATCTATATTATGATGATTCTTGCAGTCAGCCAGCACCATATCACGATGCAGAATTTTGCAGAGGAGCTATATGTAAGCCGGATTACCATCGTTAAAGACATCGAACAAATCAAAGAGAAATTTATGGAACTTGAAACAAATCTGGTGATCGATCCTGGGAAAGGGATGTGCTTAAAGTGTGATGATCAAAAGAGGATTGAAATATTAATTTCTTTATTCCGGGAAATAGCAATTGATATAAAACATAATGGTTATTTTCAGAGAATGGTCATGAAGCGCATGGAGATCAGGTACAGCTTGTCTGCAATATTCTCCTATATGCAGGAATATATGCAGGTTTGCAGTCTGGTCTTTATGGAAGATGTTTTTTATGATATTGTATTATACTTATTTGTAATATTTAATTTTGGAAGAAAAGAAGGCACAGTGATCAGTAAAAAGGCTGTATTATCAGGAATTGATCATTTGATTTTATATGTGGGAGCTATGCTGCATATTCAGGTTACTCTGGAGATGCTGGAAAATTTCCGGTCCTATATTAAACGTCATCATTTGTATTCTTTTGTAAAAACAGTGGACGAGATTGAGCTGTATAAAATAATTATGCATTTTGTGGAGATCATCGATCAAAGGTTACAGCTTGGACTTGGCGATGATACCAAACTGTTGGATTCATTGCTTATGCATATCAAAAACCGGAAAGACTGGGGCAGCTATGAAGTGGAACTGCCAAAGGAATATGACAGCTTTATCAATTACGAATTACTGCAACAGGCAGTCAATCAAAATGCATGGATACTGGAACGCTATCTTACTTATAAGCTCAGTGAGAATATGAAAAAATCAATTGTAATCCATATTTGTGTTTCAATTATCAGAAACCGGCGTTACATGCCGAGGCTTTCTGTTGTGATTGTCTGTCCCGGCAGTATGGCAACTGGAAAATATCTTGAGGCACAGATTAAGAATTATTTTGACTTTAAGGTCATCGGTGTTCTGGCAGCTGAGGAGGTACCGGAGGAATTGGAGGCTAAAGATAAAAAGGTAGACTTTATTATTTCTACAGTTTCGATCAAAAGCAAAAAGTATCCGGTGATCAAAGTGCATGCTTTCCTAAAAATGTCTGATATGAATCTGATCCAGCAAATGGCACTTCAAAAGCAAAAAGTGCAGCAGGATGTTATGAATCCAAAATCTGAATTATTAAAAAGTATGATTCAGGATATCATAGATGATAAAAAGCTGGCGGATCTGCTGTGCAGGAAAGTGTCAGAGGTGATAAAGGACTATCGAAATACTGTTCTTTTAGTCCAAGAAAATGCATTGGGGGATCTCCTGGAGGAAGCATATATTCAGATCTGTAACCGGGAGATGACTTGGAAACAGGCTATATACAAAGCGGCAGAACCATTGGAAAGAGCCGGATTTATTGAATCGGAATACATCAGAAAATCAGTTGAACATGTGGAGGAATATGGCGACTATATCGTTGTAAGCAAAGGTGTCGCTCTTGCACATGCCAATAAAAATTACGGAGCCAATAAAGACTGTCTGAGTCTTCTCGTTTCAGAAAAAGGAATTACATTCACGGAAACAGAAGATAAGATTCATTTATTGTTCTGTTTTGCATCAAAAGGAGAAAATGAATATCTAGAACTTCTGAAATCAATCGTATTGATCGGAAAAACGGATGGGAAAGTAGATGAAATATGTAGCAAAAAAACGGTGGGTGAGATTTATAGGGAAGTTGTTTATTGTACTTAG
- a CDS encoding zinc-binding dehydrogenase, whose protein sequence is MMKAALMYGPNDIRIEEMKRPACPEGGFVLKVCAIGLCGSDIRNLTTDSKKGRYPHVFGHEMVGMIDEISETTKNYKVGDRVYVHPGNHCLECEECRSGHSENCVNHESYTDRQGGFAEFAPVTKAQAEKDSVYKIPEDVSFERASLGEPLSSVYACQENIQVGFGDTVVIIGAGPIGCFHSRLAKLRGAKKVIMIEINDQRLEMTKQFGVDHTINSTKTDPVKEVKELTNGKGADKVISANPSTQAQAQSIFMARKGGIVVFFGGVAKGAMTELDTNYIHYHNLWIYGHYGANSMQVQRAFELAISDEFGADQFITHVLPLSMIKEAIELTRTGEAIKVVLFPNKEKEESTCQNN, encoded by the coding sequence ATGATGAAGGCCGCACTGATGTATGGACCAAATGATATCCGGATAGAAGAAATGAAACGGCCGGCTTGTCCGGAGGGAGGATTTGTTTTAAAAGTATGTGCCATCGGATTATGTGGATCCGATATCAGAAATTTAACTACTGATTCAAAAAAAGGGCGGTATCCGCATGTTTTTGGGCATGAGATGGTAGGAATGATTGATGAGATTTCAGAAACAACAAAGAACTACAAAGTTGGAGACAGGGTTTATGTTCATCCTGGAAATCATTGTTTGGAATGTGAGGAATGCCGGAGCGGACATAGTGAGAACTGTGTGAACCATGAATCCTATACGGACAGGCAGGGTGGTTTTGCAGAGTTTGCGCCGGTAACCAAAGCACAGGCAGAGAAGGACTCTGTTTATAAGATTCCGGAAGATGTAAGCTTTGAGAGAGCTTCTCTTGGAGAACCGTTATCCTCCGTTTATGCCTGCCAGGAAAATATTCAAGTTGGATTCGGGGATACAGTTGTGATTATTGGTGCAGGACCGATCGGATGTTTTCATTCCAGGCTGGCAAAGCTGAGAGGTGCAAAAAAAGTTATCATGATCGAGATCAATGATCAGCGGCTGGAAATGACAAAGCAGTTTGGGGTGGACCATACGATTAACAGTACGAAGACTGACCCGGTTAAAGAAGTTAAAGAGTTGACAAATGGAAAAGGTGCTGACAAAGTGATTTCCGCGAATCCTTCAACACAGGCTCAGGCACAATCCATATTTATGGCAAGAAAAGGCGGAATTGTTGTGTTTTTCGGAGGAGTAGCAAAGGGAGCCATGACAGAGCTGGATACAAATTATATTCATTATCATAATTTATGGATTTACGGTCATTATGGAGCAAACAGCATGCAGGTCCAGAGAGCATTTGAACTGGCAATCTCTGATGAATTTGGAGCAGATCAATTTATTACTCATGTGCTTCCGCTGAGTATGATCAAAGAAGCCATTGAGTTGACAAGGACAGGAGAGGCCATCAAGGTGGTACTGTTTCCAAACAAAGAAAAGGAGGAGAGTACATGTCAAAACAATTGA
- a CDS encoding GNAT family N-acetyltransferase, whose translation MEIRKAEIGQLSEILKIYSNARAFMKDHGNPDQWGETHPQEAVICGDIKSGNSYVCMENGKILAVFFYKAGEDPTYGHIYQGNWLNLDPYGVIHRIASSGKKKGSASFCLAWAFEECGNLRIDTHRDNHVMQNLLKRNGFTYCGIIYLENGSERLAYQKSEQSGQATSSPQPITL comes from the coding sequence ATGGAAATACGAAAAGCTGAGATCGGACAGCTCAGTGAGATTCTGAAGATCTATTCTAATGCCAGAGCGTTCATGAAGGACCATGGGAATCCTGACCAATGGGGAGAGACACATCCCCAGGAAGCAGTCATATGCGGTGATATAAAATCAGGAAACAGCTATGTCTGCATGGAAAACGGAAAAATCCTTGCAGTATTTTTTTACAAAGCCGGGGAAGATCCCACCTATGGACATATTTATCAGGGAAATTGGCTGAACCTGGATCCTTACGGTGTGATTCACCGGATTGCTTCCAGCGGGAAAAAGAAAGGATCCGCATCCTTCTGCCTGGCTTGGGCTTTTGAAGAATGCGGAAATCTGCGGATCGACACCCATAGAGATAATCACGTGATGCAGAATCTACTTAAAAGAAATGGATTTACCTATTGCGGTATCATCTATTTGGAAAACGGCAGTGAGAGACTTGCATATCAGAAATCTGAACAAAGTGGGCAAGCCACCTCATCTCCCCAACCCATCACTCTTTGA
- the era gene encoding GTPase Era, translated as MDAGMKSGFVTLIGRPNVGKSTLMNQLIGQKIAITSKKPQTTRNRIQTVFTDERGQIVFLDTPGINKAKNKLGDYMLKVAERTLNEVDLILWLVEPTTFIGGGERYIIEQLGKVKTPVILVINKTDTVKDEEILKAITTYKDVCEFVEVIPVSALKGKNTDDVIDCIFKYLPEGPMFFDEDTVTDQPERQICAELIREKALRLLDQEIPHGIAVIIDSMKERRHGHIIDIDATIVCERDSHKGIIIGKQGSMLKKIGSQARIEMENLLDIKVNLQLWVKVKKDWRDSDMLLKNYGYNKKEV; from the coding sequence ATGGACGCAGGAATGAAATCAGGATTTGTAACATTGATCGGCAGGCCGAATGTGGGCAAATCTACGCTGATGAATCAGCTGATCGGACAGAAGATCGCGATCACCTCTAAAAAGCCGCAGACAACAAGAAACAGAATCCAGACAGTTTTTACGGACGAGCGGGGGCAGATCGTCTTTTTAGACACACCAGGGATCAACAAAGCAAAAAATAAGCTCGGCGACTATATGCTCAAAGTCGCTGAGCGCACACTCAACGAAGTGGATCTTATTTTATGGCTGGTGGAGCCTACTACTTTTATTGGGGGTGGAGAGCGGTATATCATCGAACAGCTTGGCAAGGTCAAGACACCGGTCATCCTTGTCATTAACAAGACAGATACAGTTAAAGATGAGGAAATACTGAAGGCGATCACCACATACAAAGACGTGTGTGAATTTGTGGAAGTCATCCCGGTCTCTGCACTAAAGGGAAAGAATACGGACGATGTTATTGACTGTATTTTCAAATATCTTCCGGAAGGCCCCATGTTTTTTGACGAGGACACGGTCACGGACCAGCCCGAAAGACAGATCTGTGCGGAGCTCATCAGAGAAAAGGCACTGCGTCTGCTGGACCAGGAAATCCCCCACGGGATCGCGGTGATCATTGATTCTATGAAAGAGCGCCGGCACGGACATATCATAGACATTGACGCTACCATCGTATGCGAGAGGGATTCCCACAAAGGCATCATCATCGGGAAGCAGGGCAGCATGTTAAAGAAAATCGGATCTCAGGCCCGGATCGAAATGGAAAACCTGCTGGATATTAAAGTGAATCTGCAGCTGTGGGTGAAGGTAAAAAAGGACTGGCGAGACAGCGATATGCTTCTTAAAAACTACGGGTACAATAAGAAAGAAGTTTAA
- a CDS encoding PTS sugar transporter subunit IIB, with the protein MSKQLTILVACGSGVATSTVAQEAVKKICREAGIPAKIVKSTMTEIPSKQNDVDVIMVTTNYRRPVTKPLIKVFGLISGIGEDRIREEIVNTCKGLLD; encoded by the coding sequence ATGTCAAAACAATTGACCATTTTAGTAGCATGCGGCAGCGGTGTTGCCACATCCACTGTCGCACAGGAGGCAGTAAAGAAGATTTGCAGGGAGGCCGGCATACCAGCAAAAATAGTAAAAAGTACGATGACAGAAATTCCGTCCAAACAAAATGATGTAGATGTCATTATGGTGACGACAAATTACCGTAGGCCTGTAACAAAACCATTAATAAAAGTGTTTGGTTTAATCTCGGGGATCGGGGAGGACAGAATCAGAGAAGAGATTGTGAATACGTGCAAAGGATTATTGGATTAG
- a CDS encoding glycine--tRNA ligase: MELTMEKIVNLAKARGFVYSGSEIYGGLANTWDYGNLGVELKNNVKKAWWKKFIQESPYNVGVDCAILMNPQTWVASGHLGGFSDPLMDCKECHERFRADKIIEDYMDEHGMEIEGGSVDGWTKEEMVDFINDHNIVCPSCGKKNFTDIREFNLMFKTFQGVTEDAKNTVYLRPETAQGIFVNFKNVQRTSRKKIPFGIGQVGKSFRNEITPGNFTFRTREFEQMELEFFCEPDTDLEWFAYWKDFCINWLKTLGITDDQMRVRDHGKEELSFYSKATSDIEFLFPFGWGELWGIADRTDYDLTQHQNTSGEDLTYFDDEKKERYIPYVIEPSLGADRVTLAFLCAAYDEEELEGGDKRTVLRFHPAIAPVKIGVLPLSKKLGEGAGKVYEMLAKYYNCEYDERGNIGKRYRRQDEIGTPFCVTYDFDSEEDGAVTVRDRDTMEQERIKIEDLKDYFEKKFEY; encoded by the coding sequence ATGGAATTAACAATGGAGAAAATCGTAAATTTAGCAAAAGCCAGAGGTTTTGTGTACAGCGGATCTGAGATTTACGGCGGATTGGCAAATACATGGGATTACGGAAATCTGGGCGTGGAGCTTAAGAACAATGTCAAAAAGGCATGGTGGAAGAAATTCATCCAGGAGAGCCCGTACAATGTAGGTGTTGACTGTGCGATCCTGATGAATCCGCAGACTTGGGTTGCCTCCGGGCATCTGGGCGGATTTTCTGACCCTCTGATGGACTGTAAAGAGTGTCATGAACGGTTCCGCGCAGATAAGATCATCGAAGACTACATGGATGAACACGGCATGGAGATCGAAGGCGGTTCCGTGGACGGATGGACAAAAGAAGAGATGGTAGATTTTATCAATGACCATAATATTGTCTGCCCATCCTGCGGTAAGAAGAATTTTACGGATATCCGCGAGTTCAACCTGATGTTTAAGACCTTCCAGGGTGTCACTGAGGATGCGAAAAATACAGTTTATCTGCGTCCGGAGACAGCACAGGGTATTTTCGTCAATTTTAAAAATGTACAGAGAACATCCAGAAAGAAAATTCCGTTCGGTATCGGACAGGTAGGAAAGTCTTTCAGAAATGAAATCACTCCTGGAAACTTTACGTTCCGTACAAGAGAATTTGAGCAGATGGAACTGGAATTTTTCTGTGAGCCAGATACTGACCTTGAGTGGTTTGCCTATTGGAAAGATTTCTGTATTAACTGGCTGAAAACTTTGGGGATCACAGATGACCAGATGAGAGTCCGTGACCATGGAAAAGAAGAACTTTCCTTCTACTCCAAGGCTACTTCTGATATTGAATTTTTATTCCCGTTTGGATGGGGAGAGCTGTGGGGTATCGCTGACCGTACAGATTATGACCTGACACAGCATCAAAATACCTCAGGGGAAGATCTGACATACTTTGATGACGAGAAGAAAGAACGTTATATTCCTTACGTAATTGAACCGTCTCTGGGAGCAGACCGTGTAACGTTAGCGTTCTTATGTGCTGCTTATGACGAAGAAGAGCTGGAAGGCGGAGATAAGAGAACGGTACTCCGTTTTCATCCGGCCATTGCACCGGTAAAGATCGGCGTGCTTCCGCTGTCTAAGAAATTAGGCGAGGGTGCAGGTAAGGTCTACGAGATGCTTGCCAAATATTACAACTGTGAGTATGATGAGCGGGGAAATATCGGAAAACGTTATAGAAGACAGGATGAGATCGGAACACCGTTCTGTGTGACCTATGACTTTGATTCTGAGGAAGATGGGGCAGTGACCGTCAGAGACCGTGACACTATGGAACAGGAAAGAATCAAGATCGAAGATTTAAAAGACTATTTTGAAAAGAAATTTGAATATTAA
- a CDS encoding PTS sugar transporter subunit IIA: MGKKNIYLATEGDAKDWKEAILLCGECMMSCGSVSQDFVDACIEREKEYPTGLPSEIPVAIPHSKAEGIRENCICLLRLDHPVRFYRMDDTEEYVDTRLVFNLAIKGAEDHLEFLKRLIHFVLDQTTISKCSELPLEEIPSYLEKKMKV, from the coding sequence ATGGGCAAAAAAAATATATATTTGGCAACGGAGGGGGATGCAAAAGACTGGAAAGAAGCAATTCTTCTGTGCGGTGAATGTATGATGAGCTGCGGAAGTGTCAGTCAGGATTTTGTAGATGCCTGTATTGAGAGAGAAAAAGAATATCCAACAGGCCTTCCCTCAGAGATCCCGGTGGCAATTCCTCATTCTAAAGCAGAAGGGATCAGAGAAAACTGTATCTGTCTTTTGAGACTGGATCACCCAGTGCGGTTTTACCGAATGGACGACACAGAAGAATATGTTGACACCAGGCTGGTCTTTAATCTGGCAATTAAGGGGGCGGAGGATCATCTGGAATTTTTGAAGAGACTGATTCATTTTGTCCTTGATCAAACAACAATTTCAAAATGCAGTGAACTGCCGTTGGAAGAAATTCCAAGCTACCTTGAGAAAAAAATGAAAGTGTAA
- a CDS encoding PTS transporter subunit IIC, which produces MDTLLMISQKIINMGAVSLLPFMILILGLIFRMKFGAALKSGMFVGIGFQGLKLVVSLLITTIQPVIDHYQSLGKGFTTIDMGFAATGAASWTVPFAPVAVPLIVLANFILIFVFKRKVLNVDIWNYIHLLIPGALAYALFGNIILGVAVTVGLSVVTVLVSELIAPKWQEYFGLEGTTCTTFSFIVWTYPVSWLMNKIIDKIPGLKDIDIDMEHLEDKLGIFGEPCFVGFLVGVFLGVMTKQPVETMLVLGMGIASVLILIPRMVSIMMEGITPIGNAANKFMKKHLGEDSQLFIGMDIALGLGDPACVTCTAICIPITIATAFLIPGMTYFPIGMLASVCYLTVFCVMASNGKLLRSLICCVVLIFLKSFLANLFVPEATAFFSVTGLDLGGKMATDGFFGYNLGTTVICLLHRLAGLFVG; this is translated from the coding sequence ATGGATACCTTGTTAATGATCAGCCAAAAAATAATAAATATGGGCGCGGTTTCCCTGCTTCCGTTTATGATCCTGATTTTAGGATTAATTTTCCGAATGAAATTTGGAGCGGCATTAAAATCAGGTATGTTTGTAGGAATTGGGTTTCAGGGACTTAAGCTTGTTGTCTCATTACTCATTACAACCATACAGCCGGTCATCGACCATTATCAGTCATTGGGAAAAGGTTTCACAACAATTGATATGGGGTTTGCGGCAACTGGAGCTGCCTCCTGGACAGTACCGTTTGCGCCTGTGGCGGTCCCTTTGATCGTGTTGGCAAATTTTATCCTGATTTTTGTCTTTAAAAGAAAAGTCCTCAATGTAGATATTTGGAACTATATTCATTTGTTAATTCCGGGAGCACTTGCGTATGCCCTGTTTGGCAACATCATTCTTGGAGTGGCCGTCACGGTGGGGCTGTCAGTTGTCACAGTCTTAGTATCTGAACTGATTGCACCTAAGTGGCAGGAATATTTCGGTCTGGAAGGTACGACTTGTACAACATTTTCCTTTATCGTGTGGACTTATCCGGTCTCCTGGCTGATGAATAAGATTATTGATAAAATTCCCGGCCTTAAGGATATTGATATCGATATGGAACATCTGGAAGACAAACTAGGCATCTTTGGAGAACCATGTTTTGTTGGATTTCTCGTAGGAGTTTTTCTTGGAGTCATGACAAAGCAGCCGGTTGAAACCATGCTAGTGCTTGGCATGGGAATTGCCAGTGTATTGATTCTAATACCAAGAATGGTCTCCATCATGATGGAAGGAATCACCCCGATTGGGAATGCAGCAAATAAATTTATGAAAAAACATCTTGGAGAGGATTCACAGCTCTTTATCGGGATGGATATCGCGCTTGGACTTGGAGATCCTGCCTGCGTCACTTGCACAGCGATCTGCATACCAATCACCATCGCAACCGCATTTTTAATACCGGGAATGACTTATTTTCCAATCGGAATGTTGGCTTCTGTCTGTTACTTAACCGTATTTTGTGTTATGGCAAGTAACGGGAAACTGTTGCGGAGCCTAATTTGCTGCGTGGTTCTCATCTTCCTGAAATCTTTTCTGGCAAATCTATTCGTGCCGGAGGCCACTGCTTTCTTCAGTGTCACCGGATTGGATCTAGGGGGAAAGATGGCAACCGACGGTTTCTTCGGATATAATCTTGGAACAACGGTTATCTGTCTGCTGCATCGGCTGGCTGGTCTTTTCGTAGGATAA
- the recO gene encoding DNA repair protein RecO — MGQEIKVTGLVLNAGNIGEFDKRVTLLTKERGRITAFARGAKKATSPYAAACQPFTFGEFSLYEGRSSFNLMWADVGHYFEGIKEDLLLISYGSYFCEFVSYLTRENNDEMDILKLLYQSLRALEKKTIGPELIRRVFEIKIMALYGQGMEVFCCTQCGSTEDLEYFDSSAGGMVCSNCQKAGGRAVHISGSTVYTIQFILSSALEKLYTFKVSKEVQKELEIVCDSFLNQYVSHHFKSLDFLELL, encoded by the coding sequence ATGGGACAGGAAATCAAAGTAACCGGCCTGGTATTAAATGCCGGGAATATCGGAGAATTTGATAAAAGGGTCACACTTCTCACAAAAGAGAGAGGAAGGATCACCGCCTTTGCAAGAGGGGCAAAAAAGGCAACAAGTCCTTATGCTGCAGCCTGTCAGCCGTTTACGTTTGGAGAATTTTCTCTGTATGAGGGCAGAAGCTCCTTTAATCTCATGTGGGCAGACGTGGGGCATTACTTTGAGGGGATCAAGGAGGATCTTCTACTGATCTCCTATGGCAGTTATTTTTGTGAGTTTGTTTCTTATCTCACAAGGGAAAATAACGATGAGATGGATATTTTAAAGCTGCTGTACCAAAGCCTGCGGGCCTTGGAGAAGAAAACCATCGGACCCGAATTGATCCGCAGGGTATTTGAGATCAAAATCATGGCTCTGTATGGGCAGGGCATGGAGGTTTTCTGCTGTACCCAGTGTGGCAGCACAGAAGACCTTGAATATTTTGACAGCAGCGCAGGCGGGATGGTATGTTCAAATTGCCAAAAGGCCGGGGGACGGGCGGTACATATTTCCGGATCTACGGTATATACCATTCAGTTTATTTTAAGCAGTGCCCTGGAAAAGCTGTATACATTTAAGGTTTCCAAAGAAGTGCAGAAGGAACTTGAGATAGTCTGCGATTCTTTTCTAAACCAATATGTCAGCCACCATTTTAAGTCGTTGGATTTTTTGGAGCTGCTTTGA
- a CDS encoding class II aldolase/adducin family protein, whose amino-acid sequence MGSSANEIKKQIVYYAKLMDEKGLVNTLEGNLSILDRETEELYITPSGIRKRQLNEDMIAVLRDGEQIGGSAKRSSEYLLHEAALKARPDCCAAAHIHAPYMTAYAYCGKDIKLKCSTTFALKMGEIPCLPYGEPGTSSIAHGIEEVIKDHDLILLGNHGCIAVGNTLEDAVKIVEAAEEVLKIYHLTESIGKVKDIPECQLKKLMERRSKIQMIGKETNDRKGGM is encoded by the coding sequence ATGGGAAGCAGCGCCAATGAGATTAAGAAACAAATAGTTTATTATGCAAAACTTATGGACGAAAAAGGGCTTGTCAATACACTGGAAGGAAACTTATCAATCTTAGACCGTGAAACAGAAGAATTATATATCACGCCGTCAGGCATAAGAAAAAGGCAGCTGAATGAAGACATGATAGCAGTGTTGAGAGACGGGGAACAAATTGGAGGAAGTGCGAAGAGATCCAGCGAGTACCTGCTGCACGAAGCTGCACTGAAGGCCAGACCTGACTGCTGTGCAGCGGCACACATTCATGCGCCGTATATGACAGCATATGCATACTGCGGAAAAGATATAAAATTAAAATGTTCTACAACATTTGCACTAAAGATGGGGGAGATCCCATGCCTTCCATATGGCGAACCTGGAACTTCCAGCATTGCACATGGGATAGAAGAAGTCATCAAAGACCACGACTTGATTCTTTTGGGGAATCATGGATGTATTGCTGTCGGGAATACGCTGGAAGATGCAGTAAAGATTGTGGAGGCTGCGGAAGAAGTTTTAAAAATTTATCATTTGACGGAGAGTATAGGGAAAGTGAAAGATATACCGGAGTGCCAGTTAAAGAAACTGATGGAGCGGAGGTCAAAAATACAGATGATTGGAAAAGAAACGAATGACAGAAAAGGAGGGATGTAA